From Chloracidobacterium thermophilum B:
GATCCCGGAGTTCAACCAACCTTTCGATGTTCCCAAGCCGACGCTGTGGGAACGCATCAAACGTTTTTTTGGTGGTCAGTAGTCAGCATTTCAAGTCCGATGGGAGTCACAGCATGGGTAAACTCGATGGAAAAGTGGCGGTTGTCACCGGCGCCGCCAGTGGAATTGGCGAGGCCACAGCGCGTCTGTTTTACGCCGAAGGGGCTTCGGTCGTCCTGAGCGACATCCAGGATGAACGTGGTGCCGCCATTGCGGCCGAACTCGGTGAACGGGCCGCCTACTGCCGGGCGGATGTCACCCAGGAATCGGACATCGCGGCACTGGTGGATTTTGCCGTTGCCCGGTTTGGCGCGCTCGACGTGATGTACAACAACGCCGGGGCGCAGGGCGTTTCAGCGCCTATTGCCGAAACGCCGGCTGAGGGGTTTGACGCGACGGTTGCCCTGCTGCTGCGCAGCGTCTTTCTGGGAATGAAGCATGCGGCGCAGGTGATGCTTCCCCGGCACACCGGAAACATCATCAGCACGGCCAGCATTGCCGGGCTGCGCACCGGAAATGCACCGCATATTTACAGTGCCTGCAAAGCGGCGGTTATTCACCTGACACGCTCCGTAGCCATGGAACTGGGCGAGCAGGGGATTCGGGTCAACTGTGTCTGTCCGGGTTTTATTGCAACTGGCATTTTTGGCAGCGCCTTTGGTCTTCCGCCGGATGCAGCGCGCGCGCTGGCGCCGCTGATGGCACCGATGCAGGTTCAGGCGCAGCCACTGCGCCATGCGGGACAGCCGGTGGATGTGGCGCAGGCGGTCCTGTGGCTGGCCAGCGACGATGCCCGCTTTGTCAACGGGCATGCGCTCGTTGTGGATGGCGGTCTCATCGCCGGCCGGTCGTGGACGGAATACCAGCACATGCGTGAATCGCTGACGAAGGGCATTCAGGCCGCCCTGGGGCAGGGCGGTTCGTGAACCGCCCCTGCACAATCAACAGCCACCCATTTGTTCCGCGTAATCGTATTGCCGGGATTCAGTCCTCAGTAGAGCGGCACCGTCGGGTCAACCTCGTGCGACCAGGCATCAATGCCGCCGATGAGGTTGACCAGACGGGTGAAGCCCTTGCTGCGCAGGTAGGCGCAGGCGTGCAGGCTGCGGATGCCGTGATGACAATAGATGACGTATTCCTGGGCGGGATCAAGCTCCGCAGCCCACACCGGCAGTTGGCTCATCGGGCACAGGCGGCTGCCCGGAATGCGGTTGAACGCATATTCCCAGTCCTCGCGCACGTCAAGAAGCTGTATGGGGTCGCCTGCCGCAAGACGCCGGGCCAGTTCAGGCGCCGTGATCTGCTGGATGTCTGTCATTCCCTATCCGTCCGTGCGTGGGTCAGGGCATCAGCCAGCCCAGAAGGCCATGAATCGTCGTTTGCCGTCCCAAATCAGCAATGGACTCCGTGAGCGGAATGTTTTTGGGGCAGGCTTTGACACAGTTCTGCGCGTTGCCGCAGTCGGTAATGCCGCCATCGCCCATGATGGCTTCCAGCCGCTCATCCCGGTTGAGCTTTCCAGTGGGATGCAGGTTCATCAGTCGAACCTGATTGAGCACCGAAGGCCCGACGAAAGAAGACCGTTCGTTGTACTGCGGACACACTTCCATGCACACCGCACACGACATGCACGTGGAGAGCTTGTAGCGAATCTCCGTGGTTTTCTGGTCGAGCCGGGGGCCGGGACCCATCGGGTACGT
This genomic window contains:
- a CDS encoding rhodanese-like domain-containing protein, which gives rise to MTDIQQITAPELARRLAAGDPIQLLDVREDWEYAFNRIPGSRLCPMSQLPVWAAELDPAQEYVIYCHHGIRSLHACAYLRSKGFTRLVNLIGGIDAWSHEVDPTVPLY
- a CDS encoding glucose 1-dehydrogenase, producing the protein MGKLDGKVAVVTGAASGIGEATARLFYAEGASVVLSDIQDERGAAIAAELGERAAYCRADVTQESDIAALVDFAVARFGALDVMYNNAGAQGVSAPIAETPAEGFDATVALLLRSVFLGMKHAAQVMLPRHTGNIISTASIAGLRTGNAPHIYSACKAAVIHLTRSVAMELGEQGIRVNCVCPGFIATGIFGSAFGLPPDAARALAPLMAPMQVQAQPLRHAGQPVDVAQAVLWLASDDARFVNGHALVVDGGLIAGRSWTEYQHMRESLTKGIQAALGQGGS